A region from the Brassica napus cultivar Da-Ae chromosome C8, Da-Ae, whole genome shotgun sequence genome encodes:
- the LOC106367712 gene encoding PHAF1 protein At3g51130, whose translation MKDYSKIGGKSTMQRTSRRLEGTAMGSTVFDLKPGVGIGPFYIGMPICDAFGKIEQDPNVYDVVHVKYYDEDPLKLDVVISFPDHGFHLRFDPSSQRLRLIEIYDVKRLQMRYGNSTIGGPSTLATFVAVYALFGPTFPGIYDKERGIYALFYPGLSFEFPIPDQYTDCCHDGEVALPLEFSDGTTPVTCRVSIYDKSSDKKVGVGKLMDRASVPPLAPGSLYMEEVHVKLGKELYFTVGGQHMSFGASPQDVWTEIGRPCGIHPKQVDQMVIHSASDLRPKTTLCGDYFYNYFTRGFDILFDGETHKAKKFVLHTNYPGHADFNSYIKCNFVISVGEGETEANRGGNKITPSTNWEQVKEVLGECGPAAIQTQGSTSNPFGSTYVYGYKDVAFEVMKNGHIATITLFQS comes from the exons ATGAAGGATTACTCCAAGATCGGCGGTAAATCGACGATGCAGAGAACAAGCCGACGATTGGAAGGTACCGCCATGGGCTCCACAGTCTTCGATCTCAAACCCGGCGTCGGCATCGGACCTTTCTATATCG GAATGCCAATTTGTGATGCGTTTGGGAAAATAGAGCAGGATCCTAACGTATATGATGTTGTTCATGTCAAATACTACGACGAG GATCCTCTGAAGCTGGATGTGGTTATTAGCTTTCCGgatcatggttttcatcttcgcTTTGATCCCTCGTCTCAG AGGTTGCGCCTTATTGAGATATATGATGTCAAGCGGCTCCAGATGCGTTATGGAAATTCTACGATTGG AGGTCCATCAACTCTGGCTACGTTCGTGGCTGTTTATGCACTTTTTGGACCCACCTTTCCCGGGATTTATGATAAAGAAAGAGGGATTTATGCTCTGTTCTACCCG GGGCTATCTTTCGAGTTTCCAATTCCCGACCAGTACACGGACTGCTGCCATGATGGAGAAG TGGCGCTACCATTAGAGTTTTCAGACGGCACCACACCAGTTACATGCCGGGTCTCTATATATGACAAATCAAGTGACAAAAAAGTTGGTGTGGGAAAACTGATGGATAGAGCTTCTGTCCCTCCTTTGGCCCCTGGCAGCCTTTATATGGAAGAGGTTCACGTCAAG CTTGGGAAGGAACTATACTTTACTGTCGGAGGCCAGCATATGTCTTTTGGTGCATCACCACAG GATGTTTGGACTGAAATAGGACGACCATGTGGGATCCACCCAAAGCAG GTAGATCAAATGGTTATTCATTCCGCGTCAGATCTACGACCAAAAACAACTCTTTGTGGTGATTACTTCTACAACTATTTTACTCGTGGTTTCGACATCCTGTTTGACGGCGAG ACTCACAAGGCTAAGAAGTTTGTTCTGCACACCAACTATCCTGGTCATGCTGATTTCAACTCATACATAAAGTGCAACTTTGTGATCTCTG TTGGAGAGGGTGAGACAGAAGCAAACAGAGGTGGAAAcaagatcactccaagcacgAATTGGGAGCAGGTTAAG GAAGTACTCGGGGAGTGTGGCCCAGCAGCGATTCAGACACAGGGCTCAACTAGCAACCCATTTGGATCGACATACGTGTATGGCTATAAGGATGTTGCTTTTGAG GTGATGAAGAACGGTCATATAGCCACCATAACTTTGTTCCAGTCATGA
- the LOC106359817 gene encoding protein CHAPERONE-LIKE PROTEIN OF POR1, chloroplastic-like: MMTASGLTVTSSRFHFRWRTSQRSSQAFTLIATLNRQDASSASPVLQRACLALPTQRNNAMIARAMSSSFGDVADDSTAVFPRINVKDPYKRLGISRMASEDEIQGARNFLIQQYAGHKPSVDAIESAHDKIIMQKFHERKNPKIDITKKVREVRQSKAVNFVFERFQTPATAFLVKTAVTFAVLGALTVLFPTEEGPTLQVLLSVIATFYFIHQRMKKKLWSFLYGSGSFIFSWLIGTFLMVSVIPPFIKGPRGFEVMSSLLSYVLLWVSSSYLR, translated from the exons ATGATGACTGCGTCTGGGCTAACCGTAACTTCGTCCAGGTTTCACTTTCGCTGGCGTACATCTCAGAGAAGCTCTCAGGCTTTTACTCTTATTGCCACACTGAATCGTCAAGATGCATCATCAGCTTCCCCTGTTCTTCAAAG GGCTTGTTTGGCACTTCCAACACAAAGAAACAATGCTATGATTGCCCGTGCCATGAGTTCTTCCTTTGGTGACGTGGCAGACGATTCAActg CTGTCTTCCCTCGGATCAATGTCAAAGACCCATACAAGCGGCTTGGGATAAGCCGGATGGCCTCAGAGGATGAGATTCAAGGCGCCAGGAACTTTCTCATTCAGCAGTACGCTGGTCACAAACCCAGCGTTGACGCTATCGAATCAGCTCATGACAAGATCATCATGCAGAAGTTCCATGAGAGGAAGAACCCCAAGATCGACATAACGAAGAAGGTGCGAGAAGTGAGACAGTCCAAAGCTGTTAACTTTGTTTTCGAGAGGTTCCAAACTCCTGCCACTGCTTTCCTTGTCAAAACGGCAGTCACGTTTGCAGTTCTCGGAGCTCTTACCGTTCTGTTCCCGACAGAAGAAGGACCCACTCTGCAGGTTTTGTTATCGGTGATAGCTACGTTTTACTTCATCCACcaaaggatgaagaagaagctctgGTCTTTCCTTTACGG GAGTGGATCTTTCATCTTCTCGTGGCTGATTGGGACTTTCTTGATGGTGTCTGTGATCCCACCCTTCATCAAAGGACCAAGAGGTTTTGAAGTCATGTCTTCGCTCTTAAGCTATGTTTTGCTTTGGGTCTCTTCGAGCTACCTTAGGTAG